One window of the Fusobacterium animalis 7_1 genome contains the following:
- the gyrB gene encoding DNA topoisomerase (ATP-hydrolyzing) subunit B, translating into MSYEAQNITVLEGLEAVRKRPGMYIGTTSERGLHHLVWEIVDNSVDEALAGYCDKIEVKILPDNIIEVVDNGRGIPTDIHPKYGKSALEIVLTVLHAGGKFENDNYKVSGGLHGVGVSVVNALSEWLEVEVRKNGTVHYQKYHRGKPEEDVKVIGTCDENEHGTTVRFKADGEIFETLVYNYFTLSNRLKELAYLNKGLTIILSDLRKDEKKEEIYKFDGGILDFLNEIVKDETTIIEKPFFVSAEQDNVGVDVTFTYTTSQNEVIYSFVNDINTHEGGTHVQGFRTALTKVINDVGKAQGLLKDKDGKLMGNDIREGVVGIISTKIPQPQFEGQTKGKLGNSEVSGIVNTVVSNSLKIFLEDNPNITKIIIEKILNSKKAREAAQKARELVLRKSVLEVGSLPGKLADCTSKKAEECEIFIVEGDSAGGSAKQGRDRYNQAILPLRGKIINVEKAGLHKSLESSEIRAMVTAFGTSIGETFDISKLRYGKIILMTDADVDGAHIRTLILTFLYRHMIDLIYGGNVYIACPPLYKVAAGKQIIYAYNDLELKNILGQMNQENKKYTIQRYKGLGEMNPEQLWETTMNPDGRLLLKVSIDNAREADMLFDKLMGDKVEPRREFIEEHAEYVKNIDI; encoded by the coding sequence ATGAGTTATGAAGCACAGAATATAACAGTTCTGGAAGGATTAGAAGCTGTTAGGAAAAGACCAGGAATGTATATAGGGACAACATCGGAAAGAGGATTACATCATTTGGTATGGGAAATAGTAGACAATTCTGTTGATGAGGCTTTGGCTGGATATTGTGATAAGATAGAAGTAAAAATTCTTCCAGATAATATCATAGAAGTTGTGGATAATGGAAGAGGAATTCCCACTGATATACATCCAAAGTATGGAAAATCTGCATTAGAAATAGTTTTAACAGTTCTACATGCTGGTGGAAAATTTGAAAATGATAATTATAAGGTTTCAGGAGGACTACATGGAGTTGGAGTTTCAGTTGTTAATGCTCTCTCTGAATGGCTTGAAGTAGAAGTTAGAAAAAATGGAACTGTACACTATCAAAAATATCATAGAGGAAAACCAGAAGAAGATGTTAAAGTTATAGGTACTTGTGATGAAAATGAACATGGTACAACAGTGAGATTTAAAGCAGATGGAGAAATTTTTGAAACATTGGTATATAATTATTTCACTCTTTCAAATAGATTAAAAGAGTTAGCTTATTTAAATAAAGGTTTAACTATAATTCTTTCAGATTTAAGAAAAGATGAAAAGAAAGAAGAAATTTATAAATTTGATGGTGGAATTTTAGATTTCTTAAATGAAATAGTAAAGGATGAAACAACTATTATAGAAAAACCATTTTTTGTATCAGCTGAACAAGATAATGTTGGTGTAGATGTAACATTCACTTATACAACTTCACAAAATGAAGTTATCTATTCATTTGTAAATGATATAAATACTCATGAGGGTGGAACACATGTTCAAGGTTTTAGAACTGCACTTACAAAAGTTATAAATGATGTAGGAAAAGCACAAGGTTTACTAAAAGATAAAGATGGTAAACTTATGGGAAATGATATAAGAGAAGGAGTTGTGGGAATTATATCTACAAAGATTCCCCAACCTCAATTTGAAGGTCAAACTAAGGGTAAACTTGGAAATTCAGAAGTATCTGGAATAGTAAATACAGTAGTTTCAAATAGTTTAAAAATATTTTTAGAAGATAATCCTAATATAACAAAGATTATAATTGAAAAGATATTAAATTCTAAAAAAGCAAGAGAAGCTGCACAAAAAGCAAGAGAGTTAGTGTTAAGAAAATCTGTTTTAGAAGTTGGTTCTCTTCCGGGGAAATTAGCAGATTGTACTTCTAAAAAAGCAGAGGAATGTGAAATCTTTATAGTTGAAGGAGATTCAGCTGGTGGTTCAGCAAAACAAGGTAGAGACAGGTATAATCAAGCAATATTACCACTTAGAGGTAAAATTATAAATGTTGAAAAAGCAGGGTTACATAAATCTTTGGAAAGTTCTGAAATAAGAGCTATGGTTACTGCATTTGGAACAAGTATAGGAGAAACTTTTGATATATCTAAATTGAGATATGGAAAAATAATTCTTATGACAGATGCTGATGTTGATGGAGCACATATAAGAACATTGATTTTGACTTTCTTATACAGACATATGATAGATTTAATTTATGGTGGAAATGTTTATATTGCTTGCCCTCCACTATATAAGGTGGCAGCAGGAAAACAAATAATTTATGCCTATAATGATTTAGAGTTAAAAAATATTCTAGGTCAAATGAATCAAGAAAATAAAAAATATACTATCCAAAGATATAAAGGGCTTGGAGAAATGAACCCAGAACAACTTTGGGAAACAACTATGAACCCAGATGGAAGATTACTTCTAAAAGTTTCAATAGATAATGCAAGAGAAGCTGATATGCTTTTTGATAAACTTATGGGAGATAAGGTTGAACCAAGAAGAGAATTTATAGAAGAACATGCAGAATATGTAAAAAATATAGATATATAA
- the pheT gene encoding phenylalanine--tRNA ligase subunit beta: MLISLNWLKQYVDIKESIDEIANALTMIGQEVEAIDIQGKDLDNVVIGQIVEFDKHPNSDRLTLLKVDIGEGEPLQIICGAKNHKLNDKVVVAKIGAVLPGNFKIKKSKIRDIESYGMLCSEAELGLAKESEGIIILPEDAPIGKEYREYAGLNDVIFELEITPNRPDCLSHIGIAREIAAYYNRKVKYPMIEITETIESINTMVKVDIEDKERCKRYMGRVIKNVKVQDSPAWLKSRIRAMGLNPINNIVDVTNFVMFEYNQPMHAFDLDKLEGNITIRAAKENEKITTLDGVDRVLKNGELVIADDEKAIAIAGVIGGQNTQIDNDTKNIFVEVAYFTPENIRKTSRELGIFTDSAYRNERGMDIENLSTVMSRAVSLIAEVAGGDILSEVIDKYVEKPKRAEITLNLEKLNKFIGKSLTYEEVGKILTHLDIELKPLGDGTMLLIPPSYRADLTRPADIYEEVIRMYGFDNIEAKIPVMSIESGEENTNFKISRIVREILKEMGLNEVINYSFIPKFTKELFNFGDEVIEIKNPLSEDMAIMRPTLLYSLITNVRDNINRNQTDLKLFEISKTFKNLGAEKDGLAIEDLKIGIILSGREDKNLWNQSKTDYNFYDLKGYLEFLLEKLNVTRYSLTRLKNPNFHPGASAEIKIGEDVIGVFGELHPNLVNYFGIKREKLFFAELNLTKLLKYIKIKVNYESISKYPEVLRDLAITLDRDILVGDMIKEIKKKVALIEKIDIFDVYSGDKIDKDKKSVAMSIVLRDKNRTLTDEDIDKAMNTILELIKDKYNGEIRK, from the coding sequence ATGTTAATTTCATTAAATTGGCTAAAACAATATGTAGATATAAAAGAAAGTATTGATGAAATAGCTAATGCACTTACTATGATAGGACAAGAAGTAGAAGCTATTGATATTCAAGGAAAAGATTTAGATAATGTTGTAATAGGACAAATAGTTGAGTTTGATAAACACCCAAATTCAGATAGATTGACACTATTAAAAGTTGATATCGGAGAAGGAGAACCATTACAAATAATATGTGGTGCTAAAAATCATAAATTAAATGATAAGGTTGTGGTTGCTAAAATTGGAGCAGTGCTACCAGGAAATTTTAAGATAAAAAAGAGTAAAATAAGAGATATAGAATCTTATGGAATGTTATGTTCTGAGGCAGAATTAGGTCTTGCAAAAGAAAGTGAAGGAATAATAATTCTTCCAGAAGATGCACCAATAGGAAAAGAATATAGAGAATATGCAGGGTTAAATGATGTAATATTTGAATTAGAAATTACACCTAACAGACCAGATTGTTTATCTCATATAGGAATAGCAAGAGAGATTGCAGCTTATTATAATAGGAAAGTTAAATATCCTATGATAGAAATTACTGAAACTATTGAATCAATAAATACTATGGTAAAAGTGGATATTGAAGATAAAGAAAGATGTAAGAGATATATGGGTAGAGTGATTAAGAATGTAAAAGTTCAAGATTCACCTGCTTGGTTAAAATCAAGAATAAGAGCTATGGGACTTAATCCTATAAATAATATAGTTGATGTAACAAACTTTGTTATGTTTGAATATAATCAACCTATGCATGCTTTTGATTTAGATAAATTAGAAGGAAATATAACAATAAGAGCTGCTAAGGAAAATGAAAAAATTACAACTCTTGATGGAGTGGATAGGGTATTAAAAAATGGAGAGCTTGTTATAGCAGATGATGAAAAGGCAATAGCAATAGCAGGGGTAATTGGTGGACAAAATACTCAAATAGATAATGATACAAAAAATATATTTGTTGAAGTTGCATACTTCACACCAGAAAATATTAGAAAAACTTCAAGAGAATTAGGAATTTTTACAGACTCTGCTTATAGAAATGAAAGAGGAATGGATATTGAAAATCTTAGTACTGTAATGTCAAGAGCAGTATCTTTAATAGCAGAGGTTGCAGGTGGAGATATTTTATCAGAAGTTATTGATAAATATGTTGAAAAACCTAAAAGAGCAGAAATAACATTAAATTTAGAAAAATTAAATAAATTTATTGGAAAAAGTTTAACTTATGAAGAAGTTGGAAAAATCTTAACTCACTTGGATATTGAATTAAAACCATTGGGAGATGGAACTATGCTCTTAATTCCTCCTAGTTATAGAGCAGATTTAACAAGACCAGCAGATATATATGAAGAAGTTATTAGGATGTATGGTTTTGATAATATAGAAGCTAAGATTCCTGTTATGAGTATAGAATCAGGAGAAGAAAATACAAACTTTAAAATTTCAAGAATAGTTAGAGAAATTTTAAAGGAAATGGGCTTAAATGAAGTTATAAATTATAGCTTTATACCAAAATTTACAAAGGAATTATTTAATTTTGGAGATGAAGTTATAGAAATAAAAAATCCATTAAGTGAAGATATGGCTATAATGAGACCTACTTTATTATACAGTTTAATAACTAATGTAAGGGATAATATAAATAGAAATCAAACAGATTTGAAACTATTTGAAATAAGTAAAACTTTTAAAAATCTTGGAGCAGAAAAAGATGGACTTGCTATTGAAGATTTAAAAATAGGTATAATTTTATCTGGAAGAGAAGATAAAAATCTATGGAATCAATCAAAAACAGACTATAATTTTTATGATTTAAAAGGATATTTAGAATTTTTACTTGAAAAATTGAATGTAACAAGATATTCTTTGACAAGATTAAAAAATCCTAATTTTCATCCAGGAGCTAGTGCTGAAATAAAAATAGGTGAAGATGTCATAGGAGTATTTGGAGAACTTCATCCTAATTTAGTAAATTATTTTGGTATAAAAAGGGAAAAATTATTCTTTGCTGAACTTAACTTAACAAAATTGTTAAAATATATTAAAATAAAAGTAAACTATGAAAGTATCAGTAAATATCCAGAAGTATTAAGAGATTTAGCTATAACATTGGATAGAGATATCTTAGTTGGGGATATGATAAAAGAAATCAAAAAGAAAGTGGCACTTATTGAAAAAATAGATATTTTTGATGTATATTCTGGTGATAAGATTGATAAAGATAAAAAATCTGTTGCTATGAGCATAGTATTGAGAGATAAGAATAGAACTCTTACAGATGAAGATATAGACAAAGCTATGAATACCATACTTGAACTTATTAAAGATAAGTACAATGGTGAAATAAGAAAGTAA
- a CDS encoding toxin-antitoxin system YwqK family antitoxin → MKKLLAGLFLLGSVLAFAAGEKRVPIEKMELNQQTSMVYLQGQQTPFTGTVEKKYASGKLEATMEFKNGKLDGKTLVYNETGKMISEESYVNGALDGVSKSFYANGSVEFETTFKNNVKEGVEKHYSPSGRVETEVLFKNNIANGIAKQYNQEGKLEYETMIVNGKREGLSKKYYPSGKLLSEVTFKNDKEEGIMKGYFENGKLQLEIPYKNGQVDGLVKRYDENGQVIEQATFKNGQEVKTK, encoded by the coding sequence ATGAAAAAATTATTAGCAGGTTTATTTTTGTTAGGTTCAGTATTGGCATTTGCAGCAGGTGAAAAGAGAGTTCCTATTGAAAAAATGGAACTTAATCAACAAACTTCAATGGTATATCTTCAAGGGCAACAAACTCCGTTTACAGGGACAGTTGAAAAGAAATATGCCAGTGGAAAACTTGAAGCTACAATGGAATTTAAAAATGGAAAATTAGATGGAAAAACATTGGTCTATAATGAAACTGGTAAAATGATATCAGAAGAAAGTTATGTGAATGGAGCTTTAGATGGAGTGTCAAAATCTTTTTATGCTAATGGTTCAGTTGAGTTTGAAACTACTTTTAAAAATAATGTAAAAGAAGGTGTTGAAAAACATTATTCTCCATCTGGAAGAGTGGAAACAGAAGTATTATTTAAAAATAATATTGCAAATGGTATTGCAAAACAATATAATCAAGAAGGTAAATTAGAATATGAAACTATGATAGTTAATGGTAAAAGAGAAGGATTATCTAAAAAATACTATCCAAGTGGAAAATTATTAAGTGAAGTAACTTTTAAAAATGACAAAGAAGAAGGAATAATGAAAGGTTACTTTGAAAATGGAAAATTACAATTAGAAATTCCTTATAAAAATGGACAAGTAGATGGACTTGTAAAAAGATATGATGAAAATGGGCAAGTTATTGAACAAGCAACATTTAAAAATGGTCAAGAAGTAAAAACAAAATAA
- the yaaA gene encoding S4 domain-containing protein YaaA — protein sequence MKNIEKVKISTEFIKLDQFLKWLAVVDSGSQAKQVILDGKVKVNDEVETRRGRKIYPEYKVEIFDRIYVVE from the coding sequence ATGAAAAATATAGAAAAAGTAAAAATATCAACAGAATTTATAAAACTTGATCAGTTTTTAAAGTGGCTTGCTGTTGTAGATAGTGGTTCTCAGGCAAAACAAGTTATTTTAGATGGTAAGGTTAAAGTTAATGATGAGGTAGAAACAAGAAGAGGTAGAAAAATTTATCCTGAATATAAGGTAGAAATTTTTGATAGAATTTACGTTGTGGAATAA
- the pheS gene encoding phenylalanine--tRNA ligase subunit alpha has product MKEEILKVKEEIQNYIKESKTLQRLEEIRVNYMGKKGIFTELSKKMKDLSAEERPKIGQIINEVKEKINSLLDEKNKALKEKELNERLESEIIDISLPGKKYNYGTIHPINETMELMKNIFSKMGFDIVDGPEIETVEYNFNALNIPKTHPSRDLTDTFYLNDSIVLRTQTSPVQIRYMLEHGTPFRMICPGKVYRPDYDISHTPMFHQMEGLVVGKDISFADLKGILTHFVKEVFGDRKVRFRPHFFPFTEPSAEMDVECMICHGKGCRLCKESGWIEIMGCGMVDPEVLKYVGLNPDEVNGFAFGVGIERVTMLRHGIGDLRAFFENDMRFLKQFK; this is encoded by the coding sequence ATGAAAGAAGAGATTCTAAAAGTTAAAGAAGAAATACAAAACTATATAAAAGAATCTAAGACTCTTCAAAGACTTGAAGAAATTAGAGTAAATTATATGGGGAAAAAAGGAATTTTTACAGAATTATCTAAGAAAATGAAAGACCTTTCTGCCGAAGAAAGACCTAAGATTGGACAGATAATAAATGAAGTAAAAGAAAAAATAAATAGCCTATTAGATGAAAAAAATAAGGCTTTAAAAGAAAAAGAATTGAATGAAAGATTAGAAAGTGAAATAATAGATATAAGTTTGCCAGGAAAAAAATATAACTATGGTACTATACATCCTATCAATGAAACAATGGAGCTTATGAAAAATATCTTTTCAAAAATGGGTTTTGATATTGTAGATGGACCAGAAATAGAAACTGTTGAATATAATTTTAATGCTTTGAATATTCCAAAGACACACCCGTCAAGAGATTTAACAGATACATTCTATTTGAATGATTCTATTGTTTTGAGGACTCAAACTTCACCAGTTCAAATAAGATATATGCTTGAACATGGAACACCATTTAGAATGATTTGCCCTGGAAAAGTGTATAGACCAGACTACGATATATCACACACACCTATGTTTCATCAAATGGAAGGTTTGGTTGTTGGGAAAGATATATCATTTGCAGATTTAAAAGGAATTTTAACTCACTTTGTAAAAGAAGTTTTTGGAGATAGAAAAGTAAGATTTAGACCGCATTTCTTCCCATTTACAGAACCTAGTGCTGAAATGGATGTTGAATGTATGATTTGCCATGGAAAAGGTTGTAGGCTTTGTAAAGAGAGTGGCTGGATAGAAATAATGGGTTGTGGAATGGTAGACCCAGAAGTTTTAAAATATGTAGGACTTAATCCAGATGAAGTAAATGGTTTTGCTTTTGGAGTTGGTATAGAGCGTGTAACTATGCTTAGACATGGTATTGGGGACTTGAGAGCATTTTTTGAAAATGATATGAGATTTTTAAAACAATTCAAGTAA
- a CDS encoding metallophosphoesterase produces MKKILVLSDSHSYFDEALKIFEKEKPDIVIAAGDGIKDIDELSYVHPEAKYYMVKGNCDFFDRSHNEENLFEIDGIKIFLTHGHLYGVKRSLSSIKEIGKKLNVSLVVFGHTHKPYIEKDGDIILFNPGAAEDGRYGVIILENGNMQLFHKQL; encoded by the coding sequence ATGAAAAAAATTCTGGTCTTATCAGATTCACATTCATATTTTGATGAGGCTTTAAAAATTTTTGAAAAAGAAAAACCAGATATTGTCATAGCTGCTGGTGACGGAATAAAAGATATAGATGAGTTATCTTATGTTCACCCAGAAGCAAAATACTATATGGTAAAAGGAAATTGTGATTTTTTTGATAGAAGCCATAATGAAGAAAATCTTTTTGAAATAGATGGTATAAAAATTTTTTTAACTCATGGACATCTTTATGGTGTAAAAAGAAGTCTAAGTTCTATAAAAGAAATTGGAAAAAAGTTAAATGTTTCTCTTGTTGTATTTGGACATACCCATAAACCATATATAGAAAAAGATGGTGATATAATATTATTTAATCCAGGTGCAGCAGAGGATGGTAGATATGGTGTTATTATTTTAGAAAATGGTAATATGCAATTATTTCACAAGCAATTATAG
- the gyrA gene encoding DNA gyrase subunit A, with the protein MSNVDNRYIEEELKESYLDYSMSVIVSRALPDVRDGLKPVHRRILFAMNEMGMTNDKPFKKSARIVGEVLGKYHPHGDSAVYGTMVRMAQDFNYRYLLVEGHGNFGSIDGDSAAAMRYTEARMEKITAELLEDIDKNTIDWRKNFDDSLDEPTVLPAKLPNLLLNGAIGIAVGMATNIPPHNLGELVDGILAIIDNKDIEILELMNYIKGPDFPTGAIIDGRAGIIEAYKTGRGKIKVRGKVDIEELKNGKSNIIVSEIPYQLNKANLIEKIANLVKEKKITEISDLRDESNREGIRILIEVKKGEEPELVLNKLYKYTDLQTTFGVIMLSLVNNVPRVLNLKEMLNEYIKHRFDVITRRTAFDLDKAEKRAHILKGYQIALENIDRIIELIRASSDGTVAREQLIEKYAFTDIQARSILDMKLQRLTGLEREKIDTEFKEIEALIKELREVLEDNNKIYDIMKKELLELKEKYADKRRTKIEEERMEILPEDLIKDEEIIITYTNKGYVKRIEASKYKAQRRGGKGVSALNTIEDDYAEKITSASTLDTIMVFTDRGKVYNIRAYEIPDLSRQSRGRLLSNIINLSEGEKVRDTIVIKEFLPEKEVVFITKNGLIKKTSLGEFKNINNSGLIAIKTKEDDDIIFVGLIEDVNKEEILIATHDGYCTRFLTDTIRATGRSTQGVKAITLRKGDMVVSAMLIKNPETDILTITENGYGKRTSLDEYPQYNRGGKGVINLKVNEKNGKVVSVLEVSEDEELMCITSNGIVIRTSINEISRIGRATQGVRIMKVADDEKVAAITKIKKEEDLEN; encoded by the coding sequence ATGTCAAATGTTGATAACAGATATATTGAAGAAGAGTTAAAAGAATCTTACTTAGACTACTCAATGAGTGTTATAGTAAGTAGAGCATTGCCAGATGTAAGAGATGGTTTAAAACCTGTTCATAGAAGAATTTTATTTGCAATGAATGAAATGGGAATGACTAATGACAAACCATTTAAGAAATCTGCTAGAATAGTTGGGGAAGTTCTAGGTAAGTATCATCCTCATGGAGATTCAGCAGTATATGGAACTATGGTAAGAATGGCACAAGATTTCAATTATAGATATTTACTTGTTGAAGGACATGGAAATTTTGGTTCTATTGATGGAGATTCAGCAGCAGCAATGAGATATACAGAAGCTAGAATGGAAAAAATAACTGCTGAATTATTAGAAGATATAGATAAAAATACTATTGATTGGAGAAAAAACTTTGATGACTCCTTAGATGAGCCAACAGTATTGCCTGCTAAACTTCCAAATTTATTATTAAATGGAGCAATAGGAATAGCAGTTGGTATGGCAACTAATATACCTCCTCATAATTTAGGAGAGTTAGTTGATGGAATATTAGCAATTATAGATAATAAAGATATAGAAATTTTAGAACTTATGAACTATATTAAAGGACCAGATTTTCCAACAGGAGCTATAATAGATGGTAGGGCTGGAATAATAGAAGCCTATAAGACAGGTAGAGGAAAAATAAAGGTAAGAGGAAAAGTAGATATAGAAGAGTTAAAGAATGGAAAATCAAATATAATAGTGAGTGAGATTCCGTATCAATTAAATAAAGCTAATTTAATTGAAAAAATTGCTAATTTAGTTAAAGAAAAGAAAATAACTGAAATTTCAGATTTAAGAGATGAATCAAACAGAGAAGGAATAAGAATATTAATTGAAGTAAAAAAAGGTGAAGAGCCTGAACTTGTTCTAAATAAACTATATAAATATACAGATTTACAAACTACTTTTGGGGTTATAATGCTTTCTTTGGTAAATAATGTACCAAGAGTTTTAAATCTAAAAGAGATGTTAAATGAATATATCAAACATAGATTTGATGTTATAACAAGAAGAACTGCATTTGATTTGGATAAAGCAGAAAAGAGAGCTCATATTTTAAAAGGTTATCAAATAGCCTTAGAAAATATTGATAGAATTATTGAGCTTATTAGAGCATCTTCTGATGGTACAGTTGCTAGAGAACAATTAATAGAAAAATATGCTTTTACGGATATTCAAGCTAGATCAATACTAGATATGAAATTACAAAGATTGACAGGTTTGGAAAGAGAAAAAATAGATACAGAATTTAAAGAAATAGAAGCTTTAATAAAAGAATTGAGAGAAGTTCTTGAAGATAATAATAAAATTTATGACATAATGAAAAAAGAATTATTAGAGCTTAAAGAAAAATATGCAGATAAAAGAAGAACAAAAATAGAAGAAGAAAGAATGGAAATTCTTCCAGAAGATTTAATAAAAGATGAAGAAATAATCATTACATATACTAATAAAGGATATGTAAAGAGAATAGAAGCAAGTAAGTATAAGGCACAAAGAAGAGGTGGAAAAGGTGTTTCTGCACTTAATACAATAGAAGATGATTATGCAGAAAAAATTACTTCTGCCTCAACTCTTGACACAATAATGGTTTTCACAGATAGAGGAAAGGTGTATAATATAAGAGCCTATGAAATTCCAGATTTATCCAGACAATCAAGAGGAAGATTACTTAGCAATATAATAAATCTTTCAGAAGGTGAAAAAGTTAGAGATACAATAGTTATTAAAGAGTTTTTACCTGAAAAAGAGGTTGTATTTATAACTAAAAATGGTTTGATAAAGAAAACTTCACTAGGAGAATTTAAAAATATAAATAATTCAGGTTTAATTGCCATAAAGACAAAGGAAGATGATGATATTATCTTTGTTGGACTTATAGAAGATGTTAATAAGGAAGAAATTTTAATAGCTACTCATGATGGATATTGTACAAGATTTTTAACTGATACAATAAGAGCTACTGGAAGAAGTACACAAGGAGTAAAGGCAATAACTCTTAGAAAGGGAGATATGGTTGTTTCAGCTATGCTTATAAAAAATCCTGAAACAGATATATTGACTATAACTGAAAATGGATATGGAAAGAGAACAAGTCTTGATGAATATCCTCAATATAATAGAGGTGGAAAAGGAGTTATAAACTTAAAGGTTAATGAAAAAAATGGTAAGGTTGTGTCAGTGTTAGAAGTCAGTGAAGATGAAGAGTTGATGTGTATAACTTCTAATGGAATAGTTATTAGAACTTCTATAAACGAAATTTCTCGTATAGGTAGAGCAACACAAGGTGTTAGAATTATGAAAGTAGCTGATGATGAAAAAGTTGCAGCTATTACAAAAATTAAAAAAGAAGAAGATTTAGAAAATTAG
- the recF gene encoding DNA replication/repair protein RecF (All proteins in this family for which functions are known are DNA-binding proteins that assist the filamentation of RecA onto DNA for the initiation of recombination or recombinational repair.), whose amino-acid sequence MKISNITYLNFRNLENSSIDLSDKINVFYGKNAQGKTSLLEAIYYSSTGISFKTKKTSEMIKYNFEEFISSISYQDYIASNKISVRFKNITGAKKEFFFNKKRISQTDFYGKVNIIAYIPEDIILINGSPKNRRDFFDIEISQIDKEYLSNLKDYDKLLKIRNKYLKENKRNSEEFAIYEREFIKYASYIIFTRIEYVKSLSIILNLQYRKLFNIAQELNLKYETSLDKTAKVTIEMIQESLKKEISQKKYQEDKYKFSLVGPHKDDYKFLLNGYEAKISASQGEKKSIIFSLKLSEIEIIKKNRKENPVVIIDDITSYFDEDRRKSILDFFNKRDIQVLISSTDKLDIEAKNFYVEKGIIEDESNINK is encoded by the coding sequence TTGAAAATATCTAATATCACTTATTTGAATTTTAGAAATTTAGAAAATAGTTCAATAGACCTATCAGATAAAATAAATGTTTTCTATGGTAAAAATGCACAAGGGAAGACAAGTTTATTAGAGGCAATCTATTACAGTTCCACAGGTATAAGTTTTAAGACAAAGAAAACCTCAGAGATGATAAAATATAATTTTGAGGAATTTATATCTTCAATCTCATATCAAGATTATATTGCAAGTAACAAGATTTCTGTAAGATTTAAAAATATAACTGGTGCAAAAAAAGAATTTTTCTTTAATAAAAAAAGGATTAGCCAGACAGATTTCTACGGAAAAGTAAATATTATTGCCTATATACCTGAGGATATAATTTTAATTAATGGTTCTCCTAAAAATAGAAGAGATTTTTTTGATATAGAGATTTCTCAAATAGATAAAGAGTATCTAAGTAATCTTAAAGACTATGATAAATTATTAAAAATTAGAAATAAATATCTAAAAGAAAATAAGAGAAATAGTGAGGAATTTGCTATTTATGAGAGAGAATTTATAAAATATGCCTCTTATATTATCTTTACTAGGATAGAGTATGTTAAAAGTCTTTCAATTATACTTAATTTACAATATAGAAAACTTTTTAATATAGCACAGGAATTAAATTTAAAATATGAAACAAGTTTAGATAAAACTGCAAAAGTAACTATTGAAATGATACAAGAAAGCCTAAAAAAAGAAATTTCACAAAAAAAATATCAGGAAGATAAATACAAATTCTCACTTGTAGGACCTCATAAAGATGATTATAAATTTCTTTTAAATGGGTATGAAGCCAAGATTTCTGCTTCACAAGGTGAAAAAAAATCTATAATATTTTCTTTAAAACTTTCAGAAATTGAGATAATAAAGAAAAATAGAAAAGAAAATCCTGTTGTTATTATTGATGATATAACTTCATATTTTGATGAAGATAGAAGAAAATCAATATTAGATTTTTTCAATAAAAGAGATATACAAGTATTGATAAGTTCAACGGATAAATTGGATATAGAAGCTAAGAATTTCTATGTTGAAAAAGGAATTATAGAAGATGAAAGTAATATCAATAAGTGA